A window of Mangifera indica cultivar Alphonso chromosome 11, CATAS_Mindica_2.1, whole genome shotgun sequence contains these coding sequences:
- the LOC123230011 gene encoding double-stranded RNA-binding protein 1-like, with protein sequence MAGVSNCYVFKSPLQEYAQKMGLQTPVYETTKEGPSHEPSFRSAVVVNDVRYESLPGFFNRKVAEQSTAEVALMELAKLGQVNPSISHPVHETGLCKNLLQEYAQKMNYAIPMYRCQKDEAPGRVPHFSCTVEIGSIQYIGAAARTKKEAEIKAARTALLAIQSSASELSGSPSGNSQLTVIPCRKRGTESVDKPKVDETVNVPKPKKARFKKKTLKKFSGDKTGRNMALNVAANLDGSQIGQTNAPGIQVVRSEAMFTEEAARNFRGGRLDIEPSEGETFSVKDPSTINGHSTATKCNQSVHEATGYSSVVNSNQSGPEGLSSSISYGDAATLMKEEKEANVQSTIANSKQNSGEAITLVTSVSFDDTTVLAKEVNETTRL encoded by the exons ATGGCAGGTGTTTCAAATTGTTATGTATTCAAGAGTCCATTACAGGAATACGCTCAGAAAATGGGACTTCAAACGCCTGTTTATGAGACTACTAAGGAAGGCCCATCTCATGAGCCTTCATTCAGATCTGCTGTGGTAGTGAATGATGTCAGATATGAATCTTTGCCTGGTTTTTTTAATCGTAAGGTAGCGGAGCAGTCAACTGCTGAAGTTGCACTTATGGAATTGGCAAAACTTGGTCAAGTGAATCCTTCCATCTCCCACCCTGTT CATGAAACAGGTTTATGCAAAAATCTACTTCAGGAATATGCACAAAAGATGAACTATGCTATTCCAATGTATCGGTGCCAAAAGGATGAAGCACCAGGACGAGTGCCTCATTTTTCATGTACTGTTGAAATTGGAAGCATTCAGTATATTGGCGCTGCAGCAAGAACAAAGAAAGAAGCAGAGATCAAAGCTGCTAGAACTGCACTATTAGCCATCCAATCAAGTGCATCTGAGTTATCTGGCTCACCAAGTGGCAATTCTCAGCTAACTGTAATTCCTTGCAGGAAGAGGGGAACAGAATCGGTTGATAAGCCTAAGGTGGACGAGACTGTAAATGTTCCAAAGCCAAAGAAAGCtagattcaaaaagaaaacattgaaaaagTTTTCTGGAGACAAAACAGGTCGCAACATGGCTCTTAATGTAGCTGCTAATTTGGATGGATCGCAAATTGGTCAAACTAATGCACCTGGCATTCAAGTTGTGCGTTCCGAGGCTATGTTTACAGAAGAAGCAGCTAGGAATTTCCGAGGAGGGAGACTGGACATTGAACCATCTGAGGGGGAAACATTTTCTGTGAAAGATCCTTCCACTATAAATGGGCATTCAACAGCTACAAAATGTAACCAAAGTGTTCATGAGGCAACCGGATATTCATCAGTTGTAAATTCTAATCAAAGTGGTCCTGAAGGTCTGAGCAGCTCAATCTCTTATGGAGACGCAGCTACTTTGATGAAGGAGGAAAAAGAGGCTAATGTGCAGTCGACAATTGCAAATTCTAAACAAAATAGTGGTGAAGCTATAACCTTGGTAACATCTGTATCTTTTGATGATACTACTGTTTTGGCTAAGGAGGTGAATGAGACAACTAGACTCTAG